From Nicotiana tabacum cultivar K326 chromosome 20, ASM71507v2, whole genome shotgun sequence, one genomic window encodes:
- the LOC142174295 gene encoding secreted RxLR effector protein 161-like — MDNAHPLSTPMVVRSLDINKYPFRPQENNEDLIGDETPYLSTIGALMYLANNTRPDIAFAVSLLARFSSSPTRRHCNGVKHIFRYLRGTIDMRLFYSNEFKSEIIGYADAGYLSDPHKALSQKKAICLRMEVQLYHGVQWNKQ, encoded by the coding sequence ATGGATAatgcacatccattgagtaccccaatGGTTGTGAGATCGCTCGACATAAATAAATATCCATTTCGGCCTCAAGAAAATAATGAAGATCTCATTGGTGATGAAACTCCATATCTTAGTACAATTGGGGCGCtgatgtatcttgccaataatacCCGACCAGATATTGCTTTTGCAGTAAGCTTATTAGCAAGATTCAGCTCCTCCCCAACAAGAAGACATTGCAATGGtgttaaacatatatttagaTATCTTCGGGGAACTATAGATATGAGATTGTTTTATTCTAATGAATTCAAGTCAGAAATAATTGGCTATGCCGATGCAggttatttgtctgatccacataAAGCCCTTTCACAAAAAAAGGCTATTTGTTTACGTATGGAGGTACAACTATATCATGGAGTTCAATGGAACAAACAGTAG